Proteins from a single region of Runella sp. SP2:
- a CDS encoding ATP-binding protein: protein MSSLPLSQFAGVFRDPTQKMGFAEVQKQKFMPVNASAFQYAFSKDVFWFKVQIDNQSRLNHNNWYMVWSDGLKDHVDLYVPQPNGSAQIQYGGMLTPHAQKKYQGQLPVFKLGLLPKNQTLTYYVRLQADESVVGQLTLMTHQVYIDQVSTSLAPIWMEIGIQLLRVLYNIILALYIRNTSFRWYAFHTVIVTLSVLGSMGLIGAYFSDIPWLAKVLNSGFYQLMPATYTLFMYSLLQVPLHFPKLKWVFLSVVFLSVGQVLAVLWWPRTHLLEFNNYLFLFTEALLISTTLYAIIKQVVFNRYLLIPCFITLVPFLFLNLQALGVINFSWTYPLIYFTNFIEIVALSLVLGKIIDVTEKEKVITEKALLTEKLEAEKLQELDVLKTRFFTNVSHEFRTPLTLLVGPLADLRKKFPNEDLVLVMQRNVNRLQALINQLLDLSKFDAGELKVEIEEGNISRFFSYIFGSFETLAQNKNLHFNVYQNYRSLAAKFDADKLEKITTNLLSNAFKFTPTNGRVEVNIEYTPKDTTIDVVLTVSDNGIGIDSQRLPRIFDRFYQVDDTSHRNYEGTGIGLALVKELVEILKGKISVESEVNKGTTFRVAFTLAASQQKNVSTEPIFETTHTEMAISMLLPEEGVHDQNLAPTDEQPVLLIVEDNPDLRLYLRKIFETQYQVMEANDGQQGVEMALQIVPDMVITDLMMPRLDGFGVCERLKTDVRTSHIPVVLLTAKATLTDRLEGLGLGADEYLQKPFNKEELLIRVKNLLQQRNLLREKFSLRSAALPSEPTVGNEVSQQLDNQFIQRIRSVIEAHLSESNFDVEGLCKELKISRTNLHRKLKALTGTSATEFIRKIRLQRAAQLAQKETLTVSEIAYQVGFESLSYFSKSFQEEFGMLPSEYGRPVE, encoded by the coding sequence GTGTCGTCACTTCCCCTGAGTCAATTTGCAGGCGTGTTTCGCGACCCTACCCAAAAAATGGGTTTTGCGGAGGTTCAAAAGCAAAAATTTATGCCTGTTAATGCGTCTGCGTTTCAGTATGCTTTTTCTAAGGATGTGTTTTGGTTTAAGGTTCAAATAGATAATCAGAGCCGTCTAAACCACAATAACTGGTACATGGTTTGGAGTGATGGCCTCAAAGACCACGTGGATTTGTACGTACCACAACCCAACGGAAGCGCCCAAATCCAATACGGGGGAATGCTTACGCCGCACGCTCAGAAAAAATACCAAGGGCAACTGCCCGTTTTTAAACTTGGGTTGCTTCCTAAAAATCAGACACTTACGTACTATGTTCGTTTACAGGCCGATGAGAGCGTCGTAGGACAACTTACGTTGATGACCCACCAAGTGTATATCGATCAGGTATCAACGAGTTTGGCTCCGATTTGGATGGAAATCGGGATTCAGTTGCTGAGGGTGCTTTACAACATCATTTTGGCGTTGTACATCCGCAACACTTCTTTTCGTTGGTATGCCTTTCATACAGTCATAGTTACGTTGTCGGTATTGGGTTCTATGGGTTTGATTGGAGCCTATTTTAGTGACATTCCGTGGTTGGCCAAAGTCCTCAATTCGGGTTTTTACCAGCTTATGCCTGCTACTTATACACTATTTATGTACTCATTGCTCCAAGTTCCTTTGCACTTTCCTAAGCTGAAGTGGGTGTTTCTGAGTGTAGTATTTCTGAGTGTGGGACAGGTATTGGCTGTATTGTGGTGGCCGCGCACACATTTGCTCGAATTCAACAATTACTTATTCCTTTTTACGGAAGCCCTCTTGATTTCAACGACCTTGTATGCGATTATTAAGCAGGTGGTTTTCAACCGATACCTACTGATTCCATGCTTTATTACGTTGGTGCCTTTTCTATTTCTGAACCTTCAAGCACTGGGTGTTATCAATTTTTCGTGGACGTACCCGCTCATTTATTTTACCAATTTTATCGAAATCGTCGCTTTATCGTTGGTATTGGGAAAAATTATTGATGTTACTGAAAAAGAAAAAGTTATAACAGAAAAGGCGTTGTTGACGGAAAAACTAGAGGCCGAAAAATTGCAAGAACTAGACGTGCTCAAAACGCGTTTTTTTACCAACGTTTCCCATGAATTTCGGACACCTTTGACGTTGTTGGTGGGGCCTTTGGCAGATTTACGCAAAAAATTCCCCAACGAAGACCTCGTGCTGGTGATGCAACGGAACGTCAACCGACTTCAGGCGCTAATCAATCAGTTGTTGGATTTGTCAAAATTTGATGCGGGGGAATTAAAAGTAGAAATTGAAGAAGGGAATATTTCTCGGTTTTTTTCGTATATTTTTGGTTCATTTGAAACGTTAGCGCAGAATAAAAACCTGCATTTTAATGTCTATCAAAACTACCGCAGTCTAGCCGCGAAATTCGATGCCGACAAGTTGGAAAAAATTACGACCAATTTACTATCCAATGCCTTTAAATTCACACCAACCAACGGAAGGGTAGAGGTGAATATAGAATATACGCCTAAAGATACTACGATAGACGTGGTATTGACGGTTTCTGATAACGGTATTGGGATTGATAGCCAGCGACTACCGCGTATTTTTGACCGCTTTTACCAAGTCGATGATACGTCGCACCGCAACTATGAAGGAACAGGAATCGGGTTGGCTTTGGTAAAGGAATTGGTCGAAATTCTAAAAGGGAAGATTTCGGTGGAAAGTGAGGTAAACAAAGGCACTACTTTTCGGGTAGCATTTACTTTGGCGGCTTCACAACAAAAAAATGTTTCGACGGAGCCAATTTTTGAAACCACCCATACCGAAATGGCCATTTCGATGTTGTTGCCTGAGGAGGGAGTGCACGACCAAAATCTTGCCCCAACGGATGAGCAGCCTGTGTTACTGATTGTGGAAGATAACCCCGATTTGCGACTTTATTTGCGCAAAATTTTTGAGACACAGTACCAAGTCATGGAGGCCAATGACGGCCAACAAGGCGTGGAAATGGCCTTGCAAATAGTCCCTGACATGGTGATAACGGATTTGATGATGCCGCGCCTCGATGGATTTGGAGTATGTGAACGCCTAAAAACCGACGTACGGACGAGCCACATTCCCGTGGTACTACTCACCGCCAAAGCCACCTTGACCGACCGCCTAGAGGGGCTAGGTTTAGGGGCTGACGAGTATTTGCAAAAGCCATTTAATAAAGAAGAATTGTTGATTCGGGTCAAAAACTTACTTCAGCAGCGTAACCTGCTCAGGGAGAAATTTAGCCTGCGTTCGGCGGCATTACCGAGCGAACCTACGGTCGGTAACGAAGTGTCGCAGCAGTTGGATAACCAGTTTATTCAGCGGATACGGTCGGTCATCGAGGCGCATTTGAGCGAAAGTAACTTCGACGTCGAAGGGCTTTGTAAAGAATTGAAAATAAGTCGTACTAATTTACACCGTAAACTAAAAGCCTTGACGGGTACCTCCGCGACGGAATTTATCCGCAAAATACGACTGCAACGGGCTGCCCAATTGGCGCAAAAAGAAACCTTGACGGTTTCAGAAATCGCCTACCAAGTAGGGTTTGAAAGCTTGTCCTACTTCTCCAAATCGTTCCAAGAAGAGTTTGGAATGCTTCCTTCAGAATATGGACGCCCTGTTGAGTAG
- a CDS encoding ATP-binding protein, protein MKFFIRIVIVLLLPTHLQAQGWQPIGLSEGLSQGMVYDLAQDQRGFMWVATKDGLNRYDGYNFKVFTHDPYNPYSISSNTCTALLYDSHDRLWIGTEKDGLNLFDPVYQRFYRISIASPNQPSTGNYNIVQLEEDTQGNIWIMTDQPTVHFKINIPPRFTVSEQATKQLNIGSLGPSYFPPISRHQHSGLHGAWGQNLCGFLDKWIGNKSRNRDFYILPDHQKNYWVMLDHELICWRNGIKKTIHVAEGDYKKIGHLKDGTIAICNQNFLWLMKPEELLQQDSLTAKNKYSTVPDQKRVNTIRMDNLGNIWLGTRGYGLYKFNPRIKQFKAYLPDFSPSYLLQDSQKRIYFHGNAKPAYQYYQLESPTSFKPFSPDVAAARYNHDFLYQDRKQQFWLMAREDSSRYLFQLSNERKLLARYPLPMPYTDRHLSVRMLEDKKGRLWLGLVDGVLLRFDPLAGQFKKFSYQSLLPQQGSTIEVLYMYEDTPDVYWICTQKGLIKVENILENPRFSLFKNNADDRNSLSNDVVSGCVNDPIQPTNYLWVSTKGGGLERLNKATNQFEHFTEKRGLPNKVVYGVLVGDDKNLWMGTNRGLAQLNPKTLIFSNFNKSDGLQDDEFNTNSYFKGASGELLFGGINGFNVFRASNIARAASKAEVRLLSLKINNQLIEVGDETQLLSEAIEYLPSLELAHHQNQLAIEFGVMDFTNPVKNRFRYQLEGIDKDWVEAGTTHIANFAQLPSGHYTLKVMGTTDGENWTKPISLAIQINPPFYRTWWAYLLYLTIVAYVAYRWNQNQLNRVRLQEQLSFKEIEAGRMSELDALKTNFFANISHEFRTPLTLILGPVEQLLKDHPSDGRLPLVRRHAQRLLELINQLLDISKLEAGQMLPELTHLEVVRYLRTLTSSFTSLAESRQINFVVTQNQDEAWGYLDTDKTEKIITNLLSNAFKFTETGGTVKVDVQYTSPVEGQGVIIAISDTGIGIKPEKLPQIFNRFYQVESDQKRSYEGTGIGLALVKELVEVMKGSIQVESKVGVGSQFVVRLPIDELTWKSHPKIPEKVFGPKKVQLEPHPILLPTPVEETSNENVLLLIDDNADIRSYIRGLFEPDYRIIEAQDGEEGLVQAMAHIPNIIISDLMMPRMDGFEFCRQLKSNEKTSHIPVIMLTAKANVESRIEGFQLGADDYLVKPFHTDEIRVRVKNLLEKQEKLRAYFSGKQKVAKSETAVINPLDVAFVEKAKKIVEQHLGSSTFNAEQFSSAMNLSQSQLLRKLKALTNFTIVEFIRHHRLQRAAEMLLQRNRPVSEIALEVGFENMSYFAKVFQDEFGVLPSDYQG, encoded by the coding sequence ATGAAATTCTTTATCCGTATAGTAATTGTACTCCTTCTTCCAACTCACTTGCAAGCGCAAGGGTGGCAACCGATAGGGTTATCCGAAGGGCTGTCGCAAGGAATGGTGTATGATTTGGCACAAGACCAACGTGGGTTTATGTGGGTAGCGACCAAAGATGGCTTGAATCGCTACGATGGCTATAATTTTAAGGTTTTCACCCACGACCCCTACAACCCGTACAGTATTTCGAGCAATACCTGCACTGCCTTGCTTTACGATAGCCACGATAGACTCTGGATTGGCACAGAAAAAGACGGCTTAAACTTGTTCGACCCTGTGTATCAGCGCTTTTATCGGATTAGTATTGCCTCACCAAACCAACCTAGCACGGGAAATTATAACATTGTTCAACTCGAAGAAGACACCCAAGGTAATATTTGGATAATGACCGACCAACCCACCGTTCATTTTAAAATAAACATTCCCCCTCGTTTTACGGTCAGCGAACAAGCCACGAAGCAACTCAACATTGGTTCGTTGGGTCCTTCTTATTTTCCGCCTATTTCTCGACATCAACACTCAGGATTACACGGGGCTTGGGGGCAAAATTTGTGCGGTTTTTTGGATAAATGGATTGGCAATAAATCACGAAACCGAGATTTTTACATTCTGCCCGACCACCAAAAAAACTATTGGGTGATGCTAGACCACGAGCTTATTTGTTGGCGAAATGGCATCAAAAAAACAATCCACGTAGCAGAAGGAGATTATAAAAAAATAGGACATTTGAAGGACGGCACCATTGCTATTTGTAACCAAAATTTCCTTTGGTTGATGAAGCCCGAAGAGCTGCTCCAACAAGATAGTTTGACGGCAAAAAATAAGTACTCGACCGTGCCAGACCAAAAACGCGTCAATACCATTCGCATGGATAATTTGGGAAATATCTGGCTAGGAACTAGGGGGTACGGACTGTATAAATTCAACCCAAGAATCAAGCAATTCAAAGCTTATTTGCCCGATTTTTCTCCTTCCTATTTGCTGCAAGACAGTCAAAAGCGCATTTATTTTCACGGAAATGCTAAACCCGCTTACCAGTATTACCAACTCGAAAGTCCTACTTCATTCAAGCCTTTTTCTCCAGATGTTGCTGCTGCTCGCTACAACCACGACTTCTTGTATCAGGACCGAAAACAACAATTTTGGCTCATGGCCAGGGAAGATTCTTCCCGTTATCTTTTTCAACTGTCCAATGAACGAAAGCTTCTTGCTCGCTACCCTTTACCCATGCCCTATACCGACAGACACCTGAGCGTTAGGATGTTGGAAGATAAAAAGGGTCGCCTTTGGCTGGGGTTAGTTGATGGGGTTTTACTGCGGTTTGACCCCCTTGCAGGGCAGTTTAAAAAATTCAGTTATCAATCGCTACTGCCACAACAAGGCTCGACTATTGAAGTACTTTACATGTACGAAGACACCCCCGATGTGTATTGGATTTGTACCCAAAAAGGACTTATCAAAGTCGAAAATATCCTAGAAAACCCCCGATTTAGTCTCTTCAAAAACAATGCTGATGACCGAAATAGCCTCAGCAACGACGTGGTTTCGGGTTGTGTCAATGACCCAATTCAACCCACTAACTACCTCTGGGTAAGCACCAAAGGCGGCGGGCTTGAGCGCCTCAATAAAGCAACGAATCAGTTTGAGCATTTTACCGAAAAACGAGGACTCCCCAATAAGGTGGTCTATGGTGTATTGGTAGGCGATGATAAAAATTTATGGATGGGAACCAATCGGGGTTTGGCTCAACTTAATCCTAAAACGCTGATTTTTAGTAATTTCAATAAGTCAGATGGTTTGCAAGACGATGAGTTTAATACCAATTCCTATTTTAAAGGAGCTTCGGGCGAGTTGTTATTTGGCGGTATCAATGGTTTCAATGTATTCAGGGCTTCCAACATCGCAAGGGCCGCTTCTAAGGCTGAAGTGCGGCTTTTGAGCCTAAAAATCAACAATCAACTCATTGAGGTTGGGGACGAAACGCAGCTTCTCAGCGAAGCCATTGAATACCTGCCTTCACTGGAGTTGGCACACCATCAGAATCAACTGGCCATCGAATTTGGCGTCATGGATTTTACCAACCCCGTAAAAAACCGTTTCCGTTACCAACTAGAGGGAATTGACAAAGACTGGGTGGAAGCAGGAACAACACACATAGCCAATTTTGCCCAGCTTCCCAGCGGTCATTATACGTTGAAAGTCATGGGTACGACCGACGGTGAAAATTGGACAAAACCCATCTCCTTAGCAATTCAAATAAATCCTCCTTTTTATCGAACGTGGTGGGCTTATTTACTCTACTTGACCATTGTTGCTTATGTTGCTTATCGTTGGAATCAAAACCAGCTCAACCGAGTTCGTTTGCAGGAGCAATTGAGTTTCAAAGAAATTGAAGCAGGTCGGATGTCGGAACTTGATGCGTTGAAAACCAATTTCTTTGCCAATATCTCCCACGAGTTCCGTACGCCACTTACCTTGATTTTGGGACCTGTTGAGCAACTTTTGAAAGACCATCCCAGCGACGGTCGTCTTCCGTTGGTTCGCCGTCACGCCCAGCGCCTTCTCGAACTGATCAATCAATTGCTTGACATCAGCAAGCTAGAAGCGGGGCAAATGCTCCCTGAACTTACGCATCTGGAGGTTGTTCGGTATTTGCGGACGCTGACGAGCTCGTTTACTTCCTTGGCCGAAAGCCGTCAGATTAACTTTGTAGTAACTCAAAATCAGGATGAAGCGTGGGGATATTTAGACACGGATAAAACAGAAAAAATCATTACTAATCTCCTTTCCAATGCCTTCAAGTTTACCGAAACAGGAGGAACTGTAAAGGTTGATGTACAATACACCTCTCCCGTTGAAGGACAGGGGGTTATCATTGCCATTTCAGATACGGGTATTGGGATTAAACCCGAAAAGCTCCCCCAAATTTTCAACCGTTTTTACCAAGTAGAATCCGACCAAAAACGGAGCTATGAGGGGACAGGCATTGGTTTAGCGTTGGTCAAAGAGCTGGTTGAAGTCATGAAAGGTTCCATTCAGGTAGAAAGCAAAGTAGGAGTAGGAAGCCAGTTTGTTGTTCGGTTACCTATCGACGAATTGACGTGGAAATCGCACCCAAAAATTCCTGAAAAGGTGTTCGGGCCGAAGAAGGTGCAACTGGAGCCGCATCCGATTTTGTTACCAACACCCGTAGAGGAGACCTCCAACGAAAACGTATTGTTATTGATTGACGATAATGCCGACATCAGGTCTTATATCCGAGGGTTGTTCGAGCCCGATTATCGAATTATTGAAGCCCAAGATGGAGAAGAGGGGCTAGTGCAGGCCATGGCCCACATTCCCAATATCATCATTAGCGATTTGATGATGCCCCGTATGGACGGTTTTGAGTTTTGTCGGCAGTTGAAGAGCAACGAAAAGACCAGCCACATTCCTGTTATTATGCTCACTGCCAAAGCCAACGTCGAAAGTCGAATTGAGGGCTTTCAACTAGGAGCTGATGATTATTTGGTGAAGCCTTTTCATACCGACGAAATCAGGGTTCGGGTCAAAAATTTATTGGAGAAACAAGAGAAGCTACGGGCTTATTTTAGTGGCAAGCAAAAAGTAGCAAAATCCGAAACGGCTGTCATCAATCCATTGGACGTTGCTTTTGTAGAAAAAGCTAAAAAAATTGTAGAACAGCACCTCGGCAGCAGTACCTTTAACGCCGAGCAGTTTAGTAGTGCCATGAACCTCAGCCAATCGCAATTGCTCCGAAAGCTGAAGGCGCTTACCAACTTTACCATTGTCGAATTTATTCGCCACCACCGTTTGCAGCGCGCGGCCGAAATGCTTCTCCAGCGTAACCGCCCCGTTTCGGAAATCGCGCTGGAGGTGGGCTTTGAGAACATGTCGTATTTTGCCAAAGTTTTTCAAGATGAATTTGGAGTGTTGCCTTCCGATTATCAAGGATAA